In Halorussus halophilus, the DNA window GTACTGTTCGATGACGTGTTCGGGAACGCTCCCTGTCTCGTAGAGGAGGCGTCCGACCAGCGTCGATTTTCCGTGGTCTACGTGGCCGATGATGGCCAAATTCTGATGTGGCTTGTCTGTCATGGGTTCCCCACCAACCTCTCTAGTGGAGGCCCAGAGGCAAAAGTCGTTCTGGCGAAGCGGGGCGGTGCAGACTTGCTCGAACTGTCAATACTACACTCTGTCACGAATCTCGGAAAAAGTGCTTCGAGACTCGAAATAACGTCGATAATCGGTTGAAGTCAGTCGGGCGCTAGGAGGCTAAACCCTAGCATATATCTAATCATAGGCCGTTCTACATGACTATGGCATTCGGTAACGAGAAACAAGGTGACACGCCGAGCGCACTTCTGTTTCCGAACCGCCGAGGCTTGCTGAAGACGTTGGGGGTCGCAGGGGCGACCGGAGTTGCGGGTGTGGGGAGCGTTGGGGCACAGGACACGACTACCGGGCAGGGAACGAGCGGAGGAGGTGAGCGACAGGTACAGGGCGACTACGTCGTCGGCGACGCGACGGACGCCCAGACGCTGAACTTCATCCAGATTTCCGACGTACCGTCGGCCAATCGGGTGGGGTTGGCACTCGACAGCGCGTACGCGCTGACACCGCCACCCGAATCCGAGGTGTTCCCGCTGTGGTGTGACATCTCGACGGAGGACAGCCAAACCTACACCGTCACCGTCAGAGACGGCTTGCAGTGGGGCGGCGACTACGGGCAGATGACCGCCGAAGACTGGGTGTACATGATTCAGAACGTCTTCCAAGCGGAGGACAACTGGGCGGGCTACTCGAACCAAAGCGACTGGATGGTCGGCGACCAATTCATTCCGGTCGAACAGACCGGCGAGTTAGAGTTCGAAATCCAACTGCCCGATGTGGACCCAGCGTTCCCACAGAAACCCATCATGTGGGGCGCGTTCTGCATGCCGAGAGGGCTACTGGAGAAGTACGTCCCGAACAAGGACATTCAAGGACTCCAGCAAGACGAGGAGATTCAGACGCTTGCGTACTCCGGAAATCTGGGGCCGTACAACTTCGAGCGCTGGCGGCGCGAGTCGGAGTTCGTCGCCACGCGCAACGAGAATTACTACATGCAAGACGCCAACGACGTGCCCGCAGCGTGGCAGGGCGCGCCGTACTTCAATAGTTGGACCTACTCGGTCATTCCAGAGGAGAGCACGCGCCTCTCGGCGCTCCAAACTGGCGAAATCACCCAATCGTCCATTCCGGAGAGTCGGGTCTCGCAGTTCGAGCAGAACCAGTCTATCAACGTCAACGTCGCGCCACAGCCGTTCAACTCGCTGTTAATCTACAACCAGCGCGCGAATGGATGGGAACCGTTCCGCGACATCGAGGTCCGGAAGGCGCTGTCGTTCGCCGTCAACAAGCGAGCGGTCGTAGACAACATCATGCGGGGCTTCGGCGAAGTCGCACACACCTTCCAACCAGAGTTCTCGCGCTGGTTCGACGATTCGGAAGTCGTCCGAAGCGGCGTCGGCGACAGCTACAGTCCGCAGATGGCCCGCAATCGACTCGAAAGTGCCCTTCAGGGAACCGACTACAGCTACGACGGGGACCGACTCGTCAACGGGAACGGCGAGCAGGTGAGCCTGAAACTCGTCTGGCCTGTCGGCACGCAGACGACCCGCACTACTGTCGAATTCATCAGGCAGGAGTACGCCAACATCGGCATCAACGTCACGCTCCAAGGGGTGCAGTTCAACACCTTGCTGAGCAAGTACGCGCAGAACTCCTATCAGGGCGAGGGCGAACCGGAGTACAACGCCGGGCCGTTCAACGCTGGACCGCGTGACCAGGCCGTCAGCGAAGAGCAGTGGGACATGCAGTACGGCATCATCTTCAACACGTACCCCAGAACGCCGACCTCGACGCGGTCGTTCTGGACCCGAGAGTCCTCGACCAACTACTACGGCTACGTGCCGGAGACGCCCACCGCGCCGCTGTACGACCAAGCGTCGAGTGCGACCGACGACGCGGAGCGCCAGCAGTTGTTCGCGCGCATCTTCGGCATCCTGAGCGAGGAACAGCCGTGTAACTTCATGAACTTCAGCGTGGACATCGACGGCTACCAGCAGAACGTCAGGGGGCCGATAGAGGAGTTCGGCAACGGGTGGGACGCGAACACGTGGTACTTCGCGCAGGGGTGACCCCCTACGTGACCCGTATTTCGGAGGTGCCCCTGGCGTGACCAGTACGGAGGTGCCGACAGCGTGAGCATGCGCTGGTACGTCGCCCGGCGACTGGCGTGGGCGGTCCTCGCCACGTTCGTTATCCTGACCATCACGTTCGTCCTACTGGAGGTGACGCCGGACGCGCAGGCCGCGACGATTCAGTTCGAGGCGGCCCAAGGCGGCGGCGACGCCGAATCGGCCAGAGAGGCCTACGAGCGTCGGCGCGGCCTCGACGCGCCGCTCTGGGAACGTTACTCGACGTTCATGCTAAACGTCTTCACGCTCGACTGGGGGTGGTCCGACACGCGCTCCCAACCGGTGGTAGACGCGATACTGGCGGCGTATCCGTACTCGCTGATGTACGGCATCCCTGCCGTCGTCATCTCGACAGTCGTGGGAATAGCCATCGGCTTGTACTCCGCGACGCACCAGTACACGAAGGCCGACTACGCGGGTACCTTCGTCGCCTTCTTCGGCATCTCGATTCCGAACTTCTGGTTCGGCATCATCCTCCTACTCGTGTTCGCCGTCGAGTTGGGGTGGGTGCCCGTGCTGTTCGACGCGAACGCGCCAGTGTTCTCGGCGCGAAACGTCAAACAGCTCATCTTACCGGTGTTCGTGCTGACGACTGCGGCCATCGCCAGCGAGATGCGCTACGCCCGCGCAGAGGCACTCGAATACGTCAACGCCGAGTTCGTCAAGACCGCGAAGGCGAAGGGTGCCACGGACAACCGCGTTCTGACGCGCCACATCCTCCGACCTGCGCTCGTCCCGCTCTCGACGATTCTCGTCGGTGACCTGCTCGGCCTCATCCTGACGACTTCGTACCTCGTGGAAATCGTCTTCGGCATTCCGGGGCTGGGTCGCCTGAGTTTGGACGCCATCTTCAATCAGGACACTGCGCTCGTGTTGGGGACGACGTTCATTCCCGTGTTCATCGCGGTCATCGGCAACCTGTTGCAGGACATCGCGTACACGGTGCTGGACCCGAGAATCGACTACGGTGATCGGTGATGCTGGGGAGTGGGGTGCTGAGGGAGGCGATCGACTGATGGCGACCGAACCCAAATCCGAGGTGGAACGCTTCGAGGACGTGGACTGGGACGAACTCGGCGGGGTCGCCGTCGGCCGCCGAACTCTCGGGTTCCTCCTCGCCCTCGTCGGCTTCTTCACCGTGCTCGCCTACGACCTGTTCGTCGTGCCGGACAATCAGCCGACGTTTCCAGCATTTGGGTGGGACGTGTCGGCCGTCGATTGGCTCTTCGGGCTGACGCTGCTCGTCTTGTTCGTCTACGGTGTCGTTCCGCTCGCGACGAATCGCCGACTCACGGCGCACTACTGGCGGCAGTTCCGCAAGAACCGGGCGGCAGTCGCCAGCCTCGCGTTCCTGCTCGTCATCTTCGTCGTCGGCACCGTCGGGACGATGTTCATCACACCGCCGCAACTCAACACCTTGGAGGCCTATCAGCCGCCTGTCTTCTCGTCAGTCTCGTCGTCGGTTCCCATCACCTGCGTCGGCGAGACGGTCGGCGGCCAGTGTCAGGGGTCGTGGGAACACCCGCTCGGCACGACTGGCCAAGGAAAAGACATCCTGAAGATGGTCATCTTCGGCATGCGGGTCAGCATGCAGGTTGGCCTCATCGCGACCTTCATCATCATCGTACTTGCGACGACAGTCGGCACCACCGCGGCGTACCTCGGCGGGTGGGTGGACGAACTGTTGATGCGCTACGTGGACATCCAACTGACGTTTCCGACGTTCTTCCTCTACCTCCTGCTGGTCTACCTCTTCGGCGGGAGCCTCTTTTTGCTCATCGTCATCTTTGGTATCACGGGCTGGGGAGCCATCGCCCGTCTCGTCCGGAGCGAGGCACTCCAGCGAAGCGAAGAGGAGTTCGTGCAGGCCGCGAGAGGCGCGGGCGCTTCGACGCCGTACGTCCTCTGGCGACATCTCGTGCCGAACGTCTCGAACACGGTCATCACGGCCGCCACGCTGACCATTCCGGGTCTCATTCTCGCCGAAGCGGCGCTCTCTTTCTTGGGACTCGGCGACCCGACGATTCCGTCGTGGGGTCGCGTCATCGCCGACGGTCGGGGCGACCTCTCGACCGCGTGGTGGATTTCGACGATTCCGGGTTTCTTCCTGTTTTTCACGATTCTGGCGTTCAATTTCTTGGGGGATGCCCTGCGCGACTCGCTGGACCCCAGACAGGAGGGCGGTAGCTGATGGCTGAACGAAATACTGAACCCCTACTTTCCGTTCGAAACCTATCCATTCGGTTCCACACAGACGAGGGCGTCGTCCACGCAGTCGATGGCATCGACTTCGAAGTCGGCCGCGGCGAGACGGTCTGTCTCGTCGGCGAGTCGGGGTCCGGCAAGACCGTCACCGGCGAGTCGCTCACGCGACTGCTCAAGTCGCCGCCTGCGGAAATCGAGGGCGAAGTCCGCTTCGACGGCCAGAACTTGCTCGACCTCCCCGAATCGGCGATGAACGACGTGCGCGGCGACCGAATCGCCCACGTCTTTCAAAATCCTCAGGGCGCGCTCAATCCAGTCTACACGGTCGGTTGGCAGGTCTCGGAGGCGATTCGGCTCCACCGCGACGTGTCGAAGAAACTCGCCCGCGAGGAGGCCATCGACCTGCTGACGAGAGTCGGCATTCCCGAGGCAGCAGCGCGCTACGACGACTACCCCCACGAGTTCTCCGGCGGCCAGAAACAGCGCGTCGTCGTCGCGATGGCGCTCGCGGCCGACCCAGACTTGCTCGTCGCCGACGAGCCGACGACGGCGCTCGACGTGACGATTCAATCCCAGATTCTGCGCTTGCTCGCCGACTTGAAACGCGAACTCGGCATGGCCGTCTTGCTCATCACCCACGACTTGAGCGTCGTCGCCGAAGTCGCCGACCGCGTCGTCGTCATGTACGCGGGGAAGGTGATGGAAC includes these proteins:
- a CDS encoding ABC transporter substrate-binding protein, which encodes MAFGNEKQGDTPSALLFPNRRGLLKTLGVAGATGVAGVGSVGAQDTTTGQGTSGGGERQVQGDYVVGDATDAQTLNFIQISDVPSANRVGLALDSAYALTPPPESEVFPLWCDISTEDSQTYTVTVRDGLQWGGDYGQMTAEDWVYMIQNVFQAEDNWAGYSNQSDWMVGDQFIPVEQTGELEFEIQLPDVDPAFPQKPIMWGAFCMPRGLLEKYVPNKDIQGLQQDEEIQTLAYSGNLGPYNFERWRRESEFVATRNENYYMQDANDVPAAWQGAPYFNSWTYSVIPEESTRLSALQTGEITQSSIPESRVSQFEQNQSINVNVAPQPFNSLLIYNQRANGWEPFRDIEVRKALSFAVNKRAVVDNIMRGFGEVAHTFQPEFSRWFDDSEVVRSGVGDSYSPQMARNRLESALQGTDYSYDGDRLVNGNGEQVSLKLVWPVGTQTTRTTVEFIRQEYANIGINVTLQGVQFNTLLSKYAQNSYQGEGEPEYNAGPFNAGPRDQAVSEEQWDMQYGIIFNTYPRTPTSTRSFWTRESSTNYYGYVPETPTAPLYDQASSATDDAERQQLFARIFGILSEEQPCNFMNFSVDIDGYQQNVRGPIEEFGNGWDANTWYFAQG
- a CDS encoding ABC transporter permease, translated to MRWYVARRLAWAVLATFVILTITFVLLEVTPDAQAATIQFEAAQGGGDAESAREAYERRRGLDAPLWERYSTFMLNVFTLDWGWSDTRSQPVVDAILAAYPYSLMYGIPAVVISTVVGIAIGLYSATHQYTKADYAGTFVAFFGISIPNFWFGIILLLVFAVELGWVPVLFDANAPVFSARNVKQLILPVFVLTTAAIASEMRYARAEALEYVNAEFVKTAKAKGATDNRVLTRHILRPALVPLSTILVGDLLGLILTTSYLVEIVFGIPGLGRLSLDAIFNQDTALVLGTTFIPVFIAVIGNLLQDIAYTVLDPRIDYGDR
- a CDS encoding ABC transporter permease, whose amino-acid sequence is MATEPKSEVERFEDVDWDELGGVAVGRRTLGFLLALVGFFTVLAYDLFVVPDNQPTFPAFGWDVSAVDWLFGLTLLVLFVYGVVPLATNRRLTAHYWRQFRKNRAAVASLAFLLVIFVVGTVGTMFITPPQLNTLEAYQPPVFSSVSSSVPITCVGETVGGQCQGSWEHPLGTTGQGKDILKMVIFGMRVSMQVGLIATFIIIVLATTVGTTAAYLGGWVDELLMRYVDIQLTFPTFFLYLLLVYLFGGSLFLLIVIFGITGWGAIARLVRSEALQRSEEEFVQAARGAGASTPYVLWRHLVPNVSNTVITAATLTIPGLILAEAALSFLGLGDPTIPSWGRVIADGRGDLSTAWWISTIPGFFLFFTILAFNFLGDALRDSLDPRQEGGS
- a CDS encoding ABC transporter ATP-binding protein, producing MAERNTEPLLSVRNLSIRFHTDEGVVHAVDGIDFEVGRGETVCLVGESGSGKTVTGESLTRLLKSPPAEIEGEVRFDGQNLLDLPESAMNDVRGDRIAHVFQNPQGALNPVYTVGWQVSEAIRLHRDVSKKLAREEAIDLLTRVGIPEAAARYDDYPHEFSGGQKQRVVVAMALAADPDLLVADEPTTALDVTIQSQILRLLADLKRELGMAVLLITHDLSVVAEVADRVVVMYAGKVMEQGDVYDLFETPAHPYTRALLACLPGRGVEFRGIGGRLPDPTDPPAGCRFHPRCPYAVAECESGEQPPLYTVRDEASSNSGDDGDTHRVSCVYYDGSRDPTEITDGESFGEQFESDSERRFADGGGNVEGSR